The DNA segment taactcctggaccaccagggaagtccccttgctgTTATGTTCTGTGCCATGTGGACCGTTTCCTCTGAATGCAGGATACCAGGGGCTCTGCTGCTGGAGCCCAAGAGGCTCTGCCCGCCCAGCTTGGCCCCTTGGGTTTCTTAGAGTAGCTCCTGTCCCCTGTAGTCCCAGGCCTGGGGCAGTTAGGGCCTGTCACCGAGTTCTTGGACTCTCCTACCCTCCTAGGCTGAGGCTTCCTCCCACCCCTGGGCTCCGGGTGCCAGCCCCGGCTTCGGGCCAGCCCAGGGATAAAACTCTTATCCTGGAATGAAAGGCCGGCAGGCCTGGGCTGGGCCTAGTAAACGCTACACCCTCCCTGGGAGGATCTCCGGGCACCGGTGTAAACTGAGTCATGGGGGGCGAGGGGGTGAGTCATCGGCCCATGAGTGGGTCCAGATGAGGCAGAGGCTGTCTGCATGGAGCCCTCCCTGGGCCACGCTTCCCGGAGCCACGTTCTCAggtcccctccagcccccaggggGACCCTGGCCCAGGGCAGAGGGAGCGGGGCCCACTGGGACCAGGGCCTGGAGGCCAGACTCTCTGCGCGCAGAGTGTGcctgtgtgtacgtgtgtgagtgtgtgtgtggggtcagggaGGGGGGAGGCAGACAGGAAAGGAGGCTCTGACTCGGGAGGAAAGGATTGGGGTTTGGAATCGAGTCAAAGCCTCCAGAGGCAGATTTTGGCGGGAATGCCTCGCTGCTCTCTCCTGACCTCTGCGGGTTCCGCCGAGTTTTCTCTGCAAAAGCCGGCTCTCTCTCCCTTTGGCCTGGGAGGAACCAGCACCCCTTGTGTGACCTGCCTGTCCTCAAGGGTTTCCAGGGGCCTGAGCTGGGAGCTGAGGGTAGAAGGTCCCCAGAAATCACTTCAGACTTCACCCCAGGGAGGCCACTGCTCAGGGAGCAGGGGATAGCGCCCTGCCTCAGGGGTGTGTGCAGGGCTCTTGGGAGTTGTGGAGAGCCTCCGGAGCGTTTCCAGCCTTGACCGTGGCCAAGTGACTTAAGCTCTTTCTGCTCAGTTTACTCCTCAGGAAAATGAGGGCTGTGAGAACCGAAATGAGTGAATGTGTGCACATTGCTTAGAGCAGTGCCTGGAGCAGAGCAGAGCTGCGTGTGTGTCTGCTCTGGCTCtggagcctctgttttctcatctgaaaaatgggtgaGGGGGGACACCTGAGGGGCCCCTTGTCCGGTTGTTGCTCTGGTTCCAGTCGCTGTTATTATTTCCTAGGAAGCTGCCCCGGGGCCCTGCTGCCCTGCCCAACTCTGTCCCGGGGTGGTTTTCCAGCCCTGCTGGGAGGCCGATAATCAAGGAAAGATGGGTTTGGTGGGTTTCTGGGCTAGGTGCCCTTGGGTTACCCCTCAGCATCTTGGGGATGCGAGTCAGAGAAAATGGGGAGTTTCCCTCCTCAGAtgaatcagctgtgtgacccAAGCCAGGTCCCTGCCAGGGCCCCTCCCAGTGGGCGGGAGTGGGGCACAGTTGCCCTTCTGGGAAAATCCCCAAAACCTCGCCAAAGCCCTGGCTGAAGCTTTCTCTCGACTCAGCTGTTTCCTGTCCtcccaggttcagcccctggccCCAGCTGGAATCAGGGGTCGGCAGGGTCCCCTCACTCACAGGCCAGTCCCTCTGGAGCCTTCtctccaggggctgggggttCGCTGTGGTGGGGGTAGGAGTAGGTGGAGTGGGGGTGTCATCCTTTTCTTGGCTCCGTCGTCCTGCTGTGGTTTCATAAAAGGGAGCAGAGCACAGAGCCTGTCCAAGTTTACCCAGCCTAACCTGCCCGGGTCTGGGCTGCTTCCTGAGTCCCGCACAGGAAGGGGCCGGCCAAACAGTGCAGAAGGCCCCTGGCAGCCTGAGCAGGGGGTCCCACTCGGAGGAGCTGCTGCCGCTGCTCCTGGCAGAGGGCAGTCCCCACTGGAGGCAGGTAGATCCTTCCTGCTCAGTAGGCTTGGTCACTatactctctgggcctcagtttctccatcagtaaaatgggaatctTAGTCTTGGCCCAGCCTCTCTGAGGTGGTTCAGAGGACTGAACCTATGTGCTTTACACATCAGATCCTAAGTCCTTGCTGGGTCTTGTTTATCCATGCAGTGCACCCCTTCTCCCCAGAAGCACTTTCATATAGCAGGGGCTCAACAATGTACTGGGCACTCTGGCGTTGGATGTGTGGCCAGTTGCTtagtggtgtcctactctttgtggccccatagattgtagcccaccaggctcctctgcccatggaattttccaggcaagaatatagagtggggtgccatttcctactccaggggaccttcctgactcagggatcgaaactgtgtctcttgcgtctccttcactgacaggtggactctttaccactagtgccacctgggaagcctggagttgGATGACCTGGATTGACATACTGAACTTTGTAACCTTGAACCAATGACTGAACCTCTCTGGACCTGTTTTACAGAGCTGAGAAAGGCTTAGATGAGAAACATAGCTAcatacttagcacagtgcctggctctTGTTATGAAtagaatgaggaaactgaggcccagacacAGAGGGTGACTTTCagtcagtcactcattcattcttttttatttggcaCTTAGCTAGGCCGGGTCCTACGCTGAGGACACCCTGGGGTATAAAGTGCAGCCACTGGCCTTGAGGGGCTTCAGATGCCCAGACGAGAGCCACAGGTAGGTGGGCATTATGGGAAACTGGGGAGCAGGCGAATGAGGGAGGGGAACCGCTGAGAGGATGATACTCGAGATCTGCAGTCagccaggaggcaggggagggtcAGGCCTACCAGGCAGAAGCAACAGCCTGAGAAAAGGGCACCAAAGTGGGTAAGGCCAGCGTTGTGAGCAAGCGTCACGGGCACAGGCAGCTCCCAATTCTGGAACAAGGAGTCAAGCATAGAGCAGAGAAGATGAGGCTAGAGGGACTGGCAGGGGATGGAtttgagtcattcattcattcattcattcaataatataTGAAAAGGTGGCTCTGGCCACACACTGTGCAAGGCTCTCTGGAGACAGGGCTCAGATTTAGGCATTgttcctgccttcagggagcacTGTCTGGGGGGCCAGCGAGAGACAGACATTAATCCAGTGATTACAGAAGGAATCACTCGATCCTTGCTGCAAAGCAGGTTGTTCAAGCAGAAGGAAGAGTCTGAGGCTCAGCGCTGTGTGCCAGGGGGTGAAGAGAGAGCCAGTTGGCTCCAGCGTGGTGAGCATGGGCAGAAAGGGGAGCCTGAGGGAAGCTGGCAGGGGACAACTAGGTCATAACGGGCGCAAGAGTGGACTCAAGTCACAGGCTGCGGGGGTGGTCACAGAAGGGCTTTGGGGAGTGGACAGACACTGGACAGAGGCTGCCCTGTAGGACAGCTGGcagtggggggagaggggagaatggGGCAAGTGGCAACGGTTTGGGAGAGAGAATGAGGAAAGGGCTAAAGCGGGGCCATGAGGAGGGAGAACAGGGACGAAGTGTGTGAAATGCTGAATTGTGGAAGAACCAGGTGGTGTTGATACCATTTGGGCATCTTTGTGGGACCCACGAAGGCCTGGTCAGGAGCCCCCCAAGCCTTGGCTCAGTCTGGGCAAGTGCAAGACGCTTATCGTGAGGGAGGCAGGGCCCCAGGCTCCGGCCTGGAGACCACTCAgcactggggacttcccagggctgggctgagggGGACTCAGCTCAGGGCGGAGGAAGCTGGGAAGGGGGCAGAGCCAGCATGACTCACCTACTTCCACCCAGTCAGCCTGGTGGCATCTCCGCTCCCCTGCTCCAAATTCCAATTCGATGAGGCTGCTGAAGGCTGAGTCAGTTCCAGCACGAGAGCCGCATCCCCAGGGGCTCCCTGCCAGACGCCCTGGCCTCCAACCAAGGCCAaggccagggccagggctgcAGCCAGGGGTGCGGAGCCAAGCTCCCAGAAGCTGTTGCAGCCTCAGCAGAGGGCATGGCCCAGGAAGATCACGTGAGTGAACATGCCAGTTGCATTGTAGAGTTCACTCTAGGTGAGGCTGGAGACCCCCATCAGCCTGGTGAGGACtaggataactttttaaaaaatatttccttatttttagttGTGTTGGCTGGATCTTAGATGTGCCACGTGggttctctagttgaggtgcgtgggcttagttgccccacgacACACAGGATCTTaagcttcccgaccagggattgaacccatatcccctgtattggagggtggagtcttaaccactggaccaccaggaaggttcCTGGGGCACAAGTCTTTTAACTCTCTCTGCCCATGACTCAGGTAACTCTCTTCCCCTCTTGGTCTCTATTTTCTTGACCATAAATTGAGCCAAAATCTTCTGAtgggttgtgagaattaaatagtCCATATGGAAGTGCTTTGTAAACAGACGGGTGGCTTCTGATGGTTTGGGTGGTAGGAAGCGAGTATAAACAGAACTTAGAAGGCTTTTTAAGGTTGTGTACTGCACGATATTTCACTGCACAAGTATATTTCAGCCAAGCAGGTCAAAACCCAACCCACCCTCTACTCACCGGACCATGTGCCTGGTGGAGAAGCAGGGCAGGACCAAGGAAGGACCTTTCTCTAACACACCCTGTGGGCTAGTAGTAGTCCCTCAGACTTTACTGGGGCAAGTCCTTGAATTTATGGGAAATCACCGAACAACTGATTCTGATTCTTGGCATGGAGGTGAGACAGGACTGACTTTGAAGAGGCTCTCAGAGACATTCCCAGCTTGGTCACTGAGGGCAATCAGGACAGAGAGGGCAGTCTCTCCTGGCCCTGCCTCTCTCCACCAACCAATGCAGGTAACCACCGACATAGTATTGTAAAAAACACTCAAGACACAGACCCAGGCTGGGTTTATTGAAATGCCAGGAGTACGCGTGTGACAAGGGagccaaagaaaggaagaaggtggTGCGGGCTATGAGGTGGCAGGGACAGGCCCTGTGTCCTTGGCCCTGGCATCCCCTCTCTCTGCTGGAGGCAGAGTGGGAACAATCACCCACTCTCTCCCAACAAAATGAAATGCTCAGGCCCACAGGacctctgccccctgcactgTGAAGGCCCCAAGGAGAGGGATTGGAAGCACTAGTTTTTTCTCttgtgaaagaggagaaggggaggatgcaggaggagggggaggtgcaGTCAGGGATGACGGTGGCCAAGGAAGGTTCTCCTGCTGGCGTCTGCACCCTGCCTGTGCTTCTGGATGACCAAGGGGAGGCAGCAGCTAATAGAGGCTGAGGGTCCGGCCCTCAGGGAGCCATTGCCTCCAGCCAGTGGGGACTGGAGTCACCCTGAACACAGGACAGAGGTTCAAAGGGATCAAAGATGCAGGCAGTTCCCGAGTGACCCAGTCCTCAGAGCTGGACAGGCTCAGCCTCCGTGGGACAAGGAGGGAGAAGACAGGCGGAGGCTCCAGCCCCAGCAGCGGGGGCAAGGGCCGTCTCCCTCATGTGGCCCTATTAGGTCAGTTCCACATTGTTGGCACGGTCCAGCACACGGGAGCCACGGGCACTGCCCCCCAGCTGGAAACGGCTCTCATAGAGAGTGGGGCAGAGGTGCCAGCGGTTGGCCCGGTAGATGCCCAGGTAGGTGTAGACGTCAGGCTTGTAGGTAAGCAGGCACTTCACACCTGCCGCACGAATGGCTGCATCTGCCTCCAGAACACCCAAGCGGTCCGTGAAGTCGTCCGTATAAACACAGATGACCTGCCGCCCTCCCTCCTTGGCCCGTGGGCTCACCTTGGCCACCTGCAGCCGGCCCTCGACCACGGCCCGAGCAATGCCAGCCCAGGCGTGGTCCAGCTTGAAGCCAGGTGCCAGGTGTATTAGCCATTTGCCAGACAGCACCTGGTGGGTGATGGCCAGCTGGCGCAGGGTACCAGGCGTTATGGGCCGCCCGCTGGTCTGCAGAGCTTCCCAGGCGGCCTGCAGGCCCTGCACATCACCCGAGTTGGGGATGTAGCCCTGCCCGTACGCTGCAATCCAGCCCACAGGCTCAGAGTTGGGTGAGCCAGGGTCCCCGTAGCGGGTGACTTGGGATGGCGGGTACTTGGCCAACCAGGCATCCAGCTCTGTGGCAGGCGTCGTGCGGGCATCAAACACCAGCCAGGGGTCCATGTCGGCTGCCATGGCCTCCGCAGCCAGGTGCTCAGCAGTGAAGCCATCTTCACGACCACCTGGGGAGtcctcttcctccagctcctCACCCGGTTCCATCCTGTGGGAGGGAACCGAATCAGGGCAGGGCCGGGACAGACTCAGCTCGCTGGGTCCTAGGGAGTGCCAGGCACCGAACTGAACTTGAAAGGTGTGGGCCCGAGCCTCCGCTGCCGCATCTCCACGATGGATAACAATTTGTTACTGCCTCAAGCAGTTGTGCAGAATTAACCGCCTGAGGTGGAACAAAAGCTGTATAAATGTAGTTAGTGTTATTACTGCTCTCCCTGACCTACAAACGGGGAAACCGAAGCTCAGAGAGAAGAGCCTCACTGCAGGTCACACCTTCAGTGAGTGACAGGGCCGAAATGGGAATTCAAATATGGGAACCGCCGGCCCAGCTACGCCTCCTGGCCCTGCCAGAGCCTGGCCGCTCTCCCGGGCGCTGGGATTTAATGGAGGGAGGCAAAGCACACGTCCTCGCAGCACCGAGGCAGGGCCCATGGGGCCAGGCCTCCGGGCGAGCGTTATCCAGCCCGCTTAAAGACGAGGGCACTGAGGCGAGAAACGGCAGTGTCCGATCCGAGACCAACGGGGCGGTGCCTGGACTCGAACCCAGGCTACATAGAGGCTGCAGAAGGGCCTGCCTCCCGCCCCGCCGCGCCCGCCGCCATTAGTGCCCACGGCCCGAACTGCGCCCCTGCCCTGCACCCTCCCGCCAACCCCAGCGTCACCTCCGGCCTTCGCTGCGCTCGGCGCCCGCCCAGCCCCGGGCCCGGCTCCGTTCCTGCCGGGGCTCtgcgccgccgccaccgccgcgccccgcccccgccacggctgccgccgccgccgccatcttAATGCCCCGGCGCCTCAACAACAACTTTATAGACAAACGCACACAAGGCGGGGCCGGGGGCCACCGGGGGCGGGGCCATCGGGGAAGGCGAGGAGGGGCGGGCCTGCGGGGGGCGGAGCTAACGTTCGCTCTTCAGGTCTTGGGGGCGGGCGGGAGTGGTGGTTCTGTCCCGGACGGACGCGCACAGCCCGGGAGGCTCTAAAGGGGAGGGCGCTCGGGCCCTGCGGGCGGAGTCCTGACCGGCGGTGCTAGGACCCTGTGGGGAGCGGAGGGGGCGGAGCCGACAGCACCAGGAGCCGGGGGAACCGCGGCGGACGGGCTACGAGGAGGCCCGGGTGCCGGGAGGCTGCGGGCGGCGGCGCTGGGCCCGGCGCGGTGGGAGAGGCCTCGAGATGCCGAGCAAGAAGAAGAAGTACAACGCGCGGTTCCCGCCGGTGAGTACGTGACCGGGCCCCGGAGGAACGGGCCAGGCTCTCGAGAGGCTCCGGCCCAGGCCCGGCTAGGGAGGCGGGCTCATCGCGGTGTTCGGGGGCCCGTACGCCCCGCCCTCTTCCGTGCCCTTCTAGCGTGGGTGCCCCCCGCCCCCTTTCTCCCGGGATGGATGTTCCCTCTCTCTGCCCGGCTTAAGCACCCTTTCCGGGATGGAGGCGACGGGGTCCGAGctgtctgccccctccccaggcgcGAATCAAGAAGATCATGCAGACGGATGAAGAGATTGGGAAGGTGGCGGCGGCCGTGCCTGTCATCATCTGTATCCTGTCGGGAGCTGTCGGGATGCGGGTGTGGGGGAGCCCGGCAGACCCGGGGTCGCTTTTTGTGGACTGGGCCACCACCCCGCGTTCTCCTTGACCCTCCTCAGCTCGGGCGCTCGAGCTTTTCTTGGAGTCACTGTTGAAGAAAGCTTGCCAAGTGACCCAGTCCCGAAACGCCAAGACCATGACCACATCCCACCTGTGAGTGGCTCCGATCCTAGAGGGCCCGGTTGGGGTCTTCCTCCAGGAGTTCACACGCATGGGGGAGGCTGTGCCCTGATAAGGAAGTGGCAGGCTGCTGGGAGATTTGTGGATTTGAGGAGGAGGGTTAGGATGTTCTGGCCAACGGGGAGGGTTGGGGTGGAAATTTTCCAGGTTCCATTCCCCTGACATCCACAGAGTCCGTACTGTCCCTTGCTGAGGGCCCAGATGTCTGGGCCCCATCTGAGTGCCATCCCCTTCCCACGTCTTCCAGGAAGCAGTGCATTGAGCTGGAGCAGCAGTTTGACTTCTTGAAGGACCTGGTGGCATCTGTACCTGACATGCAGGGGGATGGAGAAGACAACCACATGGATGGGGACAAGGGTCCCCGCAGGTAGGGAGCCGGGGTCCAGTGTCCAGGTGGGGAAGGCCAAGGCCCCTGGACTTGGGAATGGCTGGGGGGTGACAAAGGAGTGGGGAGACCTGTGGGCAGATGTACTGTACCTTCCTGAAGGGGCCGGAAGCCAGGCAGCAGTGGCCGGAAGAACGGTGGGATGGGAAGCAAAGGCAAGGACAAGAAGCTGTCAGGGACAGACTCCGAGCAGGAGGTGAGTGAGGCCCTAGGCTTCTACCCCACAGGGTGGACAGGGCAGCCCTACACCAGGCCAGGACAAGCTGGCTGGGGGCCTGGTCCCTCACCTGTGACCTTTGTATTGGTTTCTTTGTAAATTGGAGTTACTGAGGTCAGCCTCCTGTCCCTGCTTTCAAGCGATGGGCCCATGCCCTTTTAGTCTCTCATTCCTGCCTTGTTCTCAGGATGAGTCTGAGGATACAGACAGTGATGGAGAAGAGGAGACACCACAGGTCCCACCCCAGGCCAGCCACCCCCCTGCCCACTTTCAGAGGTAAGCAGCTCGTGGCACTCAGAGGGGGCCCACTGACCCCAAGACTGACCTGTCTGTCCCTCCTGGCCTCCCTGGCCACTTGGTTCTGTTGGTCTTGGCAGATTTGGGGGATGGAAAGGGAGGAACTAAGAAGGAGTTCAGGGCTGGGGACTGTGCTCTCAGAAGGTCCTCTTTTGCTAGGTGGGGCTGTGTGACCTGCCCTGggtccttcccttctctgggcttGCTCCCTGTTGGTACAGAGGGCAGTGGGCTCCAGGGATGCCCAGGTGGGGCTGAGTGGGGGATGGGCACCAGAGAGTGTCCTGatctttctttcctgctttctccCCTGCAGCGCCCCGACACCCTTCATGCCCTTCACCTCGACTCTGCCTCTGCCCCCAGCACCGCCGGGCCCCTCAGCACCTGAcgcagaggaagaagaggattATGACTCCTAGCACCCTCTGCCCCCCAGGCCACACCCTCTTTTAGTTTGTTTTAGTTGCTCTGGGGGGAAGAGAGACCATAGAGctgttcttaaatttattaataaaataataataaaagggaaCGCTCATGTCTGTCCTGGTTTTTGTCCAGGGTTTGTggcctccttctctccttccactTCCTTCCTGACACTGAGCTGGGACCCGGAGCCCCGGGGGGCTGGGCAGCAGCTGACTGAAGAGGGGGAGCATACGGGAGGCCATGGTTCTGCCAGCGCAGGGCCAGGGGTGCCAATGGAAGAAGGCCGGTCAGAGTAGCAGAGGGCCTGAGCCAGCTGGAGCTGGTCATGCCGGGGGACAACCTGTTCATGGTgctttgtgaccctgggcagcttcctctccttctctcaaTGGCTTCTGCTTGGTTCTCTGCTGTGGACCATTCTGTCCACTCTGGGCTGCTGCCAAGGGGCACGTAACAGAAGTGAGTCTGGGAACTAGAACTCGGGCCACTTGCCTTAAAGGACATGAGGCAGGGCGGTGGGGGCAGAGGCAGGTGGTGTGGTGGGGGCCGTGAAGGCTGGCTGGTGAGCAGGCACTGACTGAGCAGACCCTGGAGCTATGCGTACGAGGCAGACATGTCTTCCGGGAGCAGCGGCTTGGTGAGGCGGGCAGGAGGCGTGGAGTGCTGCGGGCAGTctggaggcctgggttgggaGTAGACTCTAGTGCTGATGGAGGGAGGGGATCTTCAAGGACTCTTGGGTTCTTTGGGTGGGGACATGGGGATATAGAAGAGGGATCTCAAGTAAGATCAGTAGGGATCTTAGTAAGATCTCAAGTTTGGCTGTGATGAGTTTGGGGTGCCTGTGAGGCCGCTGAGGAGAGGCATGGGGTGGGCACTCGGATGTAGGGAGCTAAAGACAGGTGTGTGAACCTTGAGAgtcggggagaggggagggctggggtggcCCACCAAAGGAGACTGAAGAGCAGCGAGCCCAAGGGCCCCTGGGAGCCTCTGTGGTGCCCAGCCAGGGGCATCTGGGAGGAGGAGAGGTCAGCTGTCAAA comes from the Odocoileus virginianus isolate 20LAN1187 ecotype Illinois chromosome 28, Ovbor_1.2, whole genome shotgun sequence genome and includes:
- the DRAP1 gene encoding dr1-associated corepressor translates to MPSKKKKYNARFPPARIKKIMQTDEEIGKVAAAVPVIISRALELFLESLLKKACQVTQSRNAKTMTTSHLKQCIELEQQFDFLKDLVASVPDMQGDGEDNHMDGDKGPRRGRKPGSSGRKNGGMGSKGKDKKLSGTDSEQEDESEDTDSDGEEETPQVPPQASHPPAHFQSAPTPFMPFTSTLPLPPAPPGPSAPDAEEEEDYDS
- the C28H11orf68 gene encoding UPF0696 protein C11orf68 homolog, with translation MAAAAAAVAGAGRGGGGGAEPRQERSRARGWAGAERSEGRRMEPGEELEEEDSPGGREDGFTAEHLAAEAMAADMDPWLVFDARTTPATELDAWLAKYPPSQVTRYGDPGSPNSEPVGWIAAYGQGYIPNSGDVQGLQAAWEALQTSGRPITPGTLRQLAITHQVLSGKWLIHLAPGFKLDHAWAGIARAVVEGRLQVAKVSPRAKEGGRQVICVYTDDFTDRLGVLEADAAIRAAGVKCLLTYKPDVYTYLGIYRANRWHLCPTLYESRFQLGGSARGSRVLDRANNVELT